Sequence from the Helianthus annuus cultivar XRQ/B chromosome 13, HanXRQr2.0-SUNRISE, whole genome shotgun sequence genome:
TGATACATTGAACAATATGAGAGACGGTGTATATACTTTTCGTGCACATAGAGGAATATATCACAAAATCGACCAATTAGTTCCGAGGGATGGAACCCCTAGGTACCTGCAGTTGTATTTTTATGATCCTGATGCCGAGTTAGATCTCAGACTCCAATGGCCAAATCTTGATCGTCGTATTACTCAAATTTTGACACGCGTTCTTTCTACAAACCCATATGTCGATACATTTAGAAGACTTGCAGAACTAGGACCTCTGGACAACTATAGAGTCACTTTGAATGCTTCGGTTGAACTTGACCAAAGGGTGTACAACCGACCAACGACATCGGAGGTATATAAAATAGTTTATATTAATTACAATTATTTAATAGTATTGCTTATTTTACTTACTTATAGTTCACGATTATATAGGTTGCTGGTATTTGGGTTGAAGGTAATGACAATATCACTTCGTATAAACGAAGTATTGTTGTGTATGGTAGGTCTGAATATAGCCAAACTATTCAGCCGTACTTCAGTTGTTACGATCCATTGTCGTATCCTCTATTTTTTCCTAATGGTGAGTCGGGTTGGCATGCAAACATACCACGTCACGGAGTATCAATAAATGAGGTTCGCAACAATGACAACATCAAAGGAGAAATGGAAGGTACCAACAATTTATTATCCTTTTTAAGTGAAGATCATAAAAATACCGTAATGCGTCTTATTTTTATTAATAGTTTGTTTTTAAAACATCTTCATCGTTCAGAGTCTAACACACGAAGTGGTAGAACAACCGTGGCTATGCGAGAGTACTACTGTTACAAGTTCCAGATTCGATCTACCGAAAACGTGCTTCTGTTCGGTGGTAGACTGCTACAACAGTTTGTGGTAGATGTTTACATAAAAATTGAGACATCACGCTTAGAATTTTGTGAGAGAAACAAGGCTAAGATACGTGCCGATTTGTACCAAGGTCTTGTGGATTGCGTCAATGCTGGTGAGGTTCATGCAAACATAGTCGGGAAAAGAATTGTGTTGCCTGCATCTTTCATCGGAGGGCCTCGCGACATGCGACGTCGGTTTCTAGATGCGATGACTTTAGTTCAAGACGACGGCAAGCCTGATATATTCCTTACAATGACGTGTAATCCTAAGTGGCCTGAGATATGTGATAATTTACATGTTGGTCAAACTGCACAAGATCGTCCAGACCTTGTTTCAAGAGTGTTCCGGGGTAAATTAGAAGATCTTAAGGAACAACTCTTCAAGAAACATATCCTTGGGAAGTTAAGTCATACGTTTATGTCATTGAATTTCAAAAGCGTGGTTTGCCGCACGCACATTTTCTCCTTATCATGTACCCGCAACACAAGATCAATAACGCCGACCATTATGATAAGGTTGTGTGTGCTGAAATTCCTAACAAACAAAGACATCCCAAATTGCATGAGATGGTTGTCAAGCACATGATTCACAGTCCTTGCAGCAATTTACGATTAAGCAGTCCTTGTATGCAGGGTGATCCTAAAATTTGTCGTTTTCATTATCCTAGACAATTTAATGAACAGACAACACAAGGAGAAGATGCGTATCCGTTGTATCGAAGGAGAGACACTGGGATTGAAGTGGATGTACGAGGAAAAACACTTGATAATAGATGGGTGGTCCCATATACCTAAGGCTTTTGATGATGTTTAACTGCCACATCAATGTTGAAGTTTGCTCAAGTATAAAATCTGTGAAATATCTTTTTAAATATGTTTATAAAGGACATGACAAACAGGTTATTCAAGTTGATCAAAGTGAGCCAGGGGTTGTTGTTAATGAGATAAAGAGCTTTCAAGATGCACGCTACATATCGCCCCCAGAGGCTATGTGGCGCATTTTTTCCTTCTCTCTTTCTCAAATCTCTCCTTCTGTTTTAGCCTTACAGCTTCATCTCCCAAATAATCAGATGGTTAGATTTAGAGATGATGACTTAATGTCTAATACTGTTGATAGGGAAAGAGATAAGAGAACCATGCTAACAGCATTTTTTGAGAGAAATAGGATCGATGAAACAGCAAGGGTATATttgtataaagattttccaaaacACTTTACGTGGAATGGAAGCACACGCCGTTGGAATCCTCGTGGCGGTAAAAAACAAAGAGGTTGTATCGTTTCCGCTAATCCAGCCGAAGGAGAAAGGTACTACTTACGCCTACTTTTGTCAAATGTCAGAGGGCCTACTTCTTTTGAACATCTTTGCACAGTTAATGGTCAACGGTGTGAGACATTTCGAAAAGCTGCTCTTGAGTTAGGCTTAATAGAAGACGATGAATATCTATCACAATGTCTCGAAGAAGCCTCTACGTTTCAGTTTCCCAATGCTCTTCGAAGGTTATTTGCGACCATATGATTTTTTGCCAACCTGGAGATATTCGAAAGTTATGGAATGACCATTTTGAATCACTGTCTGAAGATCATCGGTTACACTGTCAAAGTATAGAACGAGTTCAAAATATGGTTCTTACTGAAATTAGTGTCTTGCTACAATCCATGGGTAAAAATATCAATGAATTCGACCTTCCTAAGATAACAGACGATGTTAACTTACAAGATGCAGGTTGTCATGAGTTACAAGAAGAGTATGGAATTGTTTTGGAACCTGAACACTTGAGTGCCAAAGATTCACTTAATCCGGACCAAAAAAACGTGTTTGATGAGATCATGATGCATGTTGATAATGATCTTCCAGGCGTGTTCTTTATTGATGGCCCAGGTGGAACTGGAAAAACATTTTTGTACATTGCCTTGCTTGCTGAAATTCGGTCACGTGGTCTTATTGCTCTCGCAACAGCTTCATTAGGTGCAGCGGCTAATAATATGCCAGGAGGTAGAACGGCTCACTCAAGATTCCAGATTCCTCTTAATCTTGAAAATAATTCAATGTGCAATATCAAAAAACAGAGTGGGGCCGCTAAACTGATTCGGTCTGCCAAAGTAATCATATGGGATGAAGCGTCGATGGCTAAACGACAGGCGATAAAGGCAGTCGATCGTACATTCCAAGACATTATAGGCGTTAGTCTCCCATTTGGTGGGAAGATAATGGTTATGGGAGGTGACTTCAGACAGGTGTTTCCGGTTATTAAACGTGGCACTCGAGCACAGATTGTAGACTCCAGCGTACGAATGTCACCTCTTTGGTCTTTGACTAAGAAGATGCGGTTGACCATAAATATGAGAGCGCTGAAAGATCCATGGTTTTCTAAATTTCTTTTAAGAGTCGGCGATGGAACTGAAGAACCAATCGAAGGAAACTATATTCGCATACCTGATGACATGACAATTCAATGCAACGACAGAGAAAACGCTATAAAAGAATTGATCCATGCCATCTTTCCATCAATTGAAGATAATGTATATTCTTCAGATTATATAATCTCTAGAGCAATATTGTCCACTAAAAATGAGAGTGTTGACGAGATTAATAATCAAATGATTGaaatttttcaaggggaggaaaAAGTTTATTACAGTTTTGATGAAGCTGAAGACGATCAGCGTAACTTCTATCCGGTCGAGTTCTTAAACTCGCTAAATATTAGTCGTTTAAAAATTGGATGCCCAATAATATTGTTACGTAATATCGATCCATCACATGGCCTGTGTAATGGCACGCGGTTTATATGTAAGGGTTTCATGCGAAATGTTATTGATGCGGAAATTGCAGTTGGTCAACATGCCGGAAAAAGAGTTTTTTTTGCCAAGAATCCCTCTAACCCTTTCTGAAGATGACATGTTCCCATTCAAGctgaaaagaaaacaatttccaATTCGACTTAGCTTTTCCATGACGATTAATAAAGCTCAAGGTCAAACAATTCCGAACGTTGGTATTTATCTACCGGATTCTGTATTTTCACATGGACAACTTTATGTCGCGTTATCAAGAGGGATTTCAAGACAAAGTACGAAGGTGTTGGTACATCTCGCCAAAGAATTCAAACAACGCGGAGTTTACACATCAAATGTTGTCTACCAGGAAGTGTTGCGTGATTAATTAATCGCATCCTTATCAAAAAGAAGGTAAGTTAGTAGATGTTGTGCCTTATTTGCTTCCAGAAATTACCTTTTAATTACTATTTTAAATCACCTGTAAGTGTCTAACATTTTTTTTATGTGTTGAAATCTGGTACAGTAGAGGAGAAGATGCAAGAAAGTCATAAGCGAACGGATGTATTGGTAaaacaggaagagatacaagagactccccacattttgtttttattgttttgtccAGCTACTTGACtattttgaactcttcttgttttTAGTTACATCTACTTCCTTGTTTTGTACTCTTCTTGTAGAAGATCACCAAAGAATCGATAAACTAACAGAAAAACCAGTGCCATCAtatcacgaataagaaaactaacttaagtactatacaatatatcacgagacgacggataaactaacggtaaacaaTTATACTATTGTAAATtgccactcccgccgcatcgcgcgggtaagtgACTAGTACATATTGGAATATATGGTATAAAGCTTTAAAACTTTGTGAttttaataatattgtttcaaattaatttaaaaaaaaccaAAGCTATTAAATTAACCAAAAGGATTTCaaaattaataaaatttaaaagattGCTTTAGTAGATTGAGCCAAAGCAAATTTTGAAACCTAGGTATACCAATTTACCACTCCATTTTATCCCTTATGGTTTATAACCAGTTGACCCTAAGACTTCATACTTTCATAGTTTTATGAAATAACTGATGTTGGAATTACTTGTAAAGATTTATATTAAAATACTTAGCgataaaataaatggttaaatggATATGATGGATATTCATGATTAAATAAAATCATTTAAATATTTTTGAGATTTGGATTGGTTGGATTACGTAGAAAGGCCTAACTAAACGTTGAAAGCATTTTTACAAATCTTTAGTATTAAGGTATGTCCAGAATAGGTCTTATGCCTGgaaataattaatattataagATTAACTAGTCATATTAGTTAAAGGATTGTGTAtcctaaattataaagaaaagtATTCAAGTCAGTTGCCTGATGTATAATAGCTAAATAATACAATATTAGTAAATGAGTTGAGTTGATAAATTGGATGTTAAACTTACTTTAAGTAGTCTCGAAATTCTCATACTTTAAAAAGATTATAATGAAGATAAAAGATATGAGATTGAATTGTGATTGGTTAAATAATGGAGATGGAGGTCTCATAAAGTAACTATGGTAATAAAATATCAAGTGATGTATCCGTAACACAAATAAAATTTTTAAAGTCGGTTACGTGAATCTATAAAAGATCTATTTAATTAAAtacttgaaaaaaaatatatatatatatatatagatctCGAATATATACATACTTTGATAGTATAGGATGAAGTACGCTACACAaggttgaaaaaaaaattaagtttacactatatattaatatttaatatatatatccGTTACATTGCTATAACTAAAGTTTTCAATTACAGAAAGTAATTTATATATAGCATATATATCTCTGGGTAACCCATAAATACCTTGTCATGAGTCACATATGCACATAGTCTTCTAAATAATGTTTTTCAATCTTAAAAGTATATTATAATGGATTCTTATAAAGGAAAAGGTAGGAATGTGATAATTAGaatagatatatatatagatgGTTACTTGAGGAAAAATTATTAAGGTATTATAAATAGTAAGTCTTGTACAATTTAACCCATTAGTTAAGAATGAAATTGTTTTTATGAgtccagaaaatatatattttgagtaatttatttccctaaacttttaattccaaaatattatatttgacaGAAATTTATTTCAATATACTACTTTTATAAAAGGATAAAATAAAGTCATGGAAATAAGCTTGATAATTAATACCATCGGATGTATAGTTATTATATGTGGATATATTACGTGAGTTTAATATTAATTAGAGATTTGAAATTTTAtacacatatatgcatatacCCAATAGAATTTCTTGATGGTATACCCAATATAATATCTTCTATAAGATAAAAATAAGAGAGAATATCATTGGTGATTCATATGAAAACATGAAGTCATTATAAACCATGAAACCTACTATGTTTTAAAATGCTATCTGTCTCAATAAAATATTCCTTGTGACGGAATCTAATAAAGTTAGCTGTAAACATACCCTTCACATTGAACCTAGCCATAGTGTCAATGGAGATAATGATATACTTGAAACTCcatttttaaaccaaaaaaaaaaaaaaaaaaaaccacaaccATAATAATATCTGTGCTTAAATGAAATAGTTAGGATATTGATATTCACTGGTAACAACCAGGacagtatttagacttgaacctaaggagaatgccttagtataaagctttgagataagccaattacttgcatagataaagtgtgatggttattggtatcccgtgaggatgatgactagaacagtgcaagtatgataaataagcgataacaactggccactgttatttcttgtttattgatacTACTCCgttctagaatatgatccatcatgAGAATACTAATTTCTTTGTTCCTTGATACAAGCCATAATAAATGATGTACTTCTGAAATCATTATTTGAGAAAattctatttatgggaaatacaatGATAACTACCTCTCCGGCAAGTCTGGGTATGATGTGGTATACACTCTAGCTTGTCCGGGTGAGATGGGGGTACCTCTCTAGCAAGACCGGGTGAGATGGGGGTACCTCTCTGGCAAGACCGGGTGAGATGGGGTATATGTTATGATAATGAaattccctaaatagtaccaTGACTTGATGTTTGACCTGTTTTTGGAAATACAAATCTGTTAAATACACTGACCTGATGAATGGTGTGTATATTACAGTatatgaaatatatgattatatatatatatatatatatatatatatatatctatgagAAAATTCAAAGACCATATTGATTGACAATTAGGAATAAATCACGAACAAGTGTGTCAATGATAATTCTAGATTTaattatcaggaatctctttcgTATACGTCTATaattccaatatcaaacattatttcgtttgattaTCCGTCTCGAAACTCGTGCAACAAGATGAACAACGGGAACCCTATAAGTTGGGACGCCATGGAAAGTATAAGATTTCCTTTTACGATTATTAATGCATTAGGAAGCCTGTAACCAAAAGTTGTGCTAAGACacaaaacatcaaaaaaaaaataaaataaaaaaaaaataaaataataataataataataataataataataataataataataataataataataataataaaactctTTTTCCCCTATAATTCTACTAAGATTTACCATTCGGAACCCTTAAATTTATTTGAAATGACAGGAATACATACCTAACTGATAAATCTTTAGTTGTACCTCTTCAAagttatagaggtaaatgaaaattttaaatccATTAAAAGATCATACAAATTAAAGGTAAAAATCTTAAAGCATAGagaatagttctggtcaaagtaaagtgaaaTTCAGAACAAAGACCAGAATATACCTAGAAACTAAACTAACTAAAAATATTCCTCCATATTTCagggaatctcgaggacgagatttaaaacaaggtggggaggatgtaacattcccaaaattttatctatataaaatatatcaaaacttatgttattaaggatgtatcatgggtaagttgaccaatgaaaatatgaaatattttggGCAACCGTAGGAACCGTTTATAACTAATTTTGAACCTACtatgtttttaatgaaacttggttcaaaatgtagatacagATATTCTCGTTtaatgacatattcattgttttagaaaacatcatattttaaaagttataaacaccaaataagtgaagcagttaaattaattataatataataaaaataattaactAAACATTAGAAATATAAAAATAGTATATGCATGATACAACATATTATTACTTGTGCATGCCTACGAATGTAAAGCCTAAATAGGTTCATACATTCTAGATTTCATGGATAAGAATTGAAATGGGATGATATAAGCATACGTAAAAGGAATTAAATGATGGATGTGTACGTGTCTCAACCAAAGCGTAACCCCTAAGTTAATGTGAAGTATAAATAGAAGCACAGCTACTCATTTTTTTGCCTGTCCATTTTCTTTCTCACGCCAAAGATACATACCCCATTTTCTTTAATTATTTCTACAAAaccctgccccgttttaagtattgtagcccctgatcactgataccctgtccaagtgatgtagggccccgtaacgtatgacaaggctctgcctaaattcgttggggttctgtctcgtgacgtagggataaagtagaattgggttgctatacttaatgtgagtgcactatatatttattaaataaccCATGAGTGATACCCAAAATagaacaaccctcctaaaacacccCTGACACCCTACACTTTCTAAAATATATCCCATACGTGAAAACCGATCCCgaaatacaatatataaattaaaaacaagaaatagtaagttgaggcgggccgcgtaagaccccgttaagttaacgcgggccgcgagagatcgAAGTTGTGGCGCAGCCcagtgatgacacgtgtcatcatcgtggcgggtCTAGAGggtgagccggacaagctagtccgttgaccagggttgacgcgggccgcgtaacccTTGTCctttctttacgcgggccgcgtgggaaccaGTTTCAGCACTATATGAAGGCCATCGGGTTTCACTTTCCGTCGCTCACATCTTTCTTTCTAAACGAATTTCTGAAGTAGTTGAGATTATAGTTGGGTATTAtacccctaattagcgaagctctgcctcgttgtaagtatcataacccctggatacatATTAGATACGCTATCctattgatctagggttccgtaacggctgtcgtggttctgcccgacgtagtcgtttgaatgccgtctcggggatggcattactaatgttaaaatgggttattatactaacgcgtgtgcattgtttattacatagattataaccagggaatcacaaaggaaagccctataatagcaatgtgagtttatcctctttttgttaatgtttttggaataatttacaaaaccttaaatgttttacaatgtgattaagcggtgattgagtctttgtagttcttcaattactgccggtatgttggggttttgtatacaaaatttgtacTACTTGCGAGTAGTAAGTCGGGATGACAATACATTACCATTGGACaatgagttagccaatgggtaatatgacccacaagtcaggattgataGTACCAAATGGAGTAATTGTGTAGACATAAACACTGTAATCGTCCTCGATACTGCTTTAATCGATAAaatgtttcttgattaaacttggattcactcaccagtatttcttgctggtaaaatgttttaaacacgtgtttcaggtaacttagtatgaagctaataaaagccagctggagagcactgaaggcttggaaaagtgacaataaagttacctaaaataaaatagatgtttttattaaacaaaatagGATTTGGTCCTATGAAAATGTATGTACTGCAAAACTTGggttatcccatgtgtttaatgttataaaatgtggtggtttactctgataaaatatttcctaactacggtcctgatgaaaaattccgctgccaaattagaccaTACACGATACCACCGAACTGGCTCACGGCCACCCGTTCCtgagggatcgggggttgtgacattaGACCATTacggtccagccattgttcggggagaacatggctacgtgatcgtaattaggtaggtgttaatccctcaaaagggcacctcctaataaTCACGTTTGCTTGGTTAATTGTCCGGTCAAAGTTATTAATTTAAAAAGTCAAATGGGTCAGTTTTGAAATtaattcataactgataatgtaggtgttataaaatatgttttatcactttaataatttggtaataattattagaacatgtgtaaacatgttcaACCTGGCAATTCCAGGTTTAAGgccggttcgcaaccgaaagtcgcgaagtttgacttctgctttgactttcagttctgacccgaattagtaTAGTTTTATTCTGTTTTaaggttcctttgtgaccatattatattgtagtataaccctctgaggttatattacaTGTCACATAGTAATCTGAGTTCATTTGCTAAGTTCAGTTattatgcttaaatgttgactaaaTTGCCCTTTTGTCTAAAAATAAGGTTTTAATTATAAATGAGCATGCAAATAAGTTATGTATTGATAAGTAAACATATTTAGCATATTTTAATGCTAACATTCTGGTCATAAACtgagtttatttatttaatcgtAAATCATGCGTTTAAAAGGACTAAAATGCCCCTTTTCATGCAAATTGAGTTTTTAACATAATTTCTTGACAAAA
This genomic interval carries:
- the LOC110900454 gene encoding ATP-dependent DNA helicase PIF1-like; the protein is MVLTEISVLLQSMGKNINEFDLPKITDDVNLQDAGCHELQEEYGIVLEPEHLSAKDSLNPDQKNVFDEIMMHVDNDLPGVFFIDGPGGTGKTFLYIALLAEIRSRGLIALATASLGAAANNMPGGRTAHSRFQIPLNLENNSMCNIKKQSGAAKLIRSAKVIIWDEASMAKRQAIKAVDRTFQDIIGVSLPFGGKIMVMGGDFRQVFPVIKRGTRAQIVDSSVRMSPLWSLTKKMRLTINMRALKDPWFSKFLLRVGDGTEEPIEGNYIRIPDDMTIQCNDRENAIKELIHAIFPSIEDNVYSSDYIISRAILSTKNESVDEINNQMIEIFQGEEKVYYSFDEAEDDQRNFYPVEFLNSLNISRLKIGCPIILLRNIDPSHGLCNGTRFICKGFMRNVIDAEIAVGQHAGKRVFFAKNPSNPF
- the LOC110900453 gene encoding uncharacterized protein LOC110900453 codes for the protein MTNGQPNHLNQASSSRSSTRAEKRKGYNKRYYVARKENNKVPKFGSSEVSQSASSLSLMSNRSAERTPLRSLQTNITQFTQMTNMNASSISTVKRKEYNGMHISNGSQITSTPTNDVTPTTTFPNVIDEVITRTSRGVRIQPRTLLPQLSEVVDQPSFQNENVEDDPYNFVYDRLPREHRVLKERGACPDCGAKRFQFEFDTFCCMSGKTVLANSEIPEELHRLFTSQDEIGNIFRQNIRAYNTNFSFASMGVTLDDTLNNMRDGVYTFRAHRGIYHKIDQLVPRDGTPRYLQLYFYDPDAELDLRLQWPNLDRRITQILTRVLSTNPYVDTFRRLAELGPLDNYRVTLNASVELDQRVYNRPTTSEVAGIWVEGNDNITSYKRSIVVYGRSEYSQTIQPYFSCYDPLSYPLFFPNGESGWHANIPRHGVSINEVRNNDNIKGEMEESNTRSGRTTVAMREYYCYKFQIRSTENVLLFGGRLLQQFVVDVYIKIETSRLEFCERNKAKIRADLYQGLVDCVNAGEVHANIVGKRIVLPASFIGGPRDMRRRFLDAMTLVQDDGKPDIFLTMTCNPKWPEICDNLHVGQTAQDRPDLVSRVFRGKLEDLKEQLFKKHILGKLSHTFMSLNFKSVTTQGEDAYPLYRRRDTGIEVDVRGKTLDNRWVVIQVDQSEPGVVVNEIKSFQDARYISPPEAMWRIFSFSLSQISPSVLALQLHLPNNQMVRFRDDDLMSNTVDRERDKRTMLTAFFERNRIDETARVYLYKDFPKHFTWNGSTRRWNPRGGKKQRGCIVSANPAEGERYYLRLLLSNVRGPTSFEHLCTVNGQRCETFRKAALELGLIEDDEYLSQCLEEASTFQFPNALRRLFATI